TAAAGCAAGAAACATACTGATTTGTGAGGTCATTTGTAAAGAAAATAGCTTTTCCTCACCACTATGATGTTATAAACAATACTTTGGATTACATGTctgataaaatcaaataatcagACTGCAACTGTAACAGGAAAAGGTGGGAGCTACTCTGATTTCTATCTCCCTGCCAAATGAAAGCAGACCTCTGCTCCAGTGTTTGAAATTGCGCAGCTTCCATCGTGCACACACAGAAGCATATACGACCCTTTCTGTCCAACACCTGTTTGTGTGACCTGTCGAGTATATGTCAGGGGAAAGCTGCAGGAAGCACTCTGAAGCCCGACGCTGAGGCAAACTCTGTGTGGAGTGTGGCTATACTAGCTTTTGCTAAATGTTGTACATTGTACCTCAAACATGACGGTATACTTTCCCAAAATGTGTACCAAAGATGCAAAAAGATGATAATTAAAACGACTAAATATATGACTATAACAAACATTACGAGACGGACAACGCACGCACACCCTCACCTAACTCCCCATCATAGCTGACTGTATCTGGGAGTGATCACGCACCTTACATACATACTCAACAGgaaaagagggggggaaaaaccaaacaaaaccacaaatatacataagtacacaaatacacactgggGTTAATCGGAAGGCAACTGCTCCAAACCGTGAAGCAAACAAAATTCTCCCTTGAGCCGCTCagtgaatattttattatttcaattttgAGGATATCTTTGAGGCATTGGGAAATAACAGGAGTCTTGGCAGTAAGAGCCTCATACCACTGGCTATGACAGATGTGACTGCAACTATTGAAGTTAAGTAAAAGGGACATACTTTAAATTCCTGTAGGTATGAAGCTCTGGGCATAGCTCCATCCGCAGCTCCTGCTCCCATTTAGTTCTGGCTTTAGTAGTACCACTATCTTTAAATAGCATGTGGTGAgttatagattttttaaatgagtgGACTGTGGTTTGGAATTAAAGAAAGCAGATGGACCCATGGTCGTTTTGGGGGGAAGAGATGGAAAGCTGGGGACAAAGGTGGTGGCGTTACCCCGGCTTGTTGAAAGttgaagatgagatgagatggaGGTGGCTCAAATAAGAGAAGtaagaaaaactaaagaaaacccCATCCAAATATGAAGCAGGGAACAAAGTTGATCAGAGcaattaagtgttttttatgtagagaaaaaacaaagtctatTAAAGCTCTGACTGCATATTCCCACTCACTGAACGCAAACACGACGGAACAGTTGATATCTCCCATAATCctcggcttcctgaaccagaagagctgccaccgtaacaaataaaccaaactctgtttagaattcttcatattctAAGAAGTTACCTCgttgaatattggagataaacactgttttaaaatggcTTTTTAACCAATCTACAGCACAGCATTACTCTGGAACTTTTTGGTCTTGATTCTGGTAATTTGTGCTGCGACATTagagacgttttcagacatgaatgtCCACACAATTAGGTGCAGACATTTTcaagagtttgcctttcacacaaaacacattagGAGGTTGTCTGATTTAGAAGAGTACGAAAAAACATGATTCCACTGCAGGATTCTTGTGTTTTAACAcgttctttgtctttccaagttgacattgctggcgtcttctacgtgtatggcacctctttttcatccttagatatttgtattcaatttgttttttcagttttgtgtctgtcaacGCACCCACTCGCACGCTGTGAGTTTCTGGATAGTATCTAGCTGCCgactcacatgggctcacttacAGATTCTCCAGAATTTTTACCAAGGGGCTGCAGAAAGAACTtaggagttcagtgcatgtctgagagcagcttcagTCAATTACGCTCTTCTTGCAGGAAATCACACCCcctcaccaaagttacattaAGCAAGAGTAGACTTCAGGGCAAGGAGTGGGaattaaagaggaaacactCTCCATATTCCAAGTCAGTGGGCCATGAAACTCGTTTTTTTGCTTCCTGGAAGGTAACAAAATTTTCATAGTGTTGATTTAAGATTTAGAAACAGTTGCCAGATTTTGTGTAACTTTTAAATAACCGACTGGTTTATTTCCTAGTTAATGTATATGTCTACGGCCGTATGGCTCATTCGGGTGGTGTAACAACCATACAGGAATGCTTTGACACGGCACAGACAGACGCTACAGACTGACGTGCTCAAACATGACGTGCAAaccttgttgtgtttcttcctgtttgttttgcatctcACTCACTGAATTCAAACACAAGGCTGCACCGTGGGAGCAACTGCACAAGCTCCTATAACACAACCGGTGATGCAAATCGTTTAATGAAACAGTGATGTGGTGTTGTCTAGTCATTTAaaaggtagatagatagatagatagatagatagatagatagatagatagatagatacatagatagatacctcaaagctgtcactgtaaagaagtatGTGCTAATGGAGGTATTGACAATACAATACTTTAAGTATAAGGAGATGGAAAGACACAAGTAACCCAGGCAGAGTATTGAAGCCAATTATAATTTATAGATAAATACCTGAAACTATACAAAGTTGTGCATTGGACAAACATAGCCTGTAAAAATTAATGTTGCAGCAGatgtaagtgtatttaaaaagaaGGTGAAAACAATGCTAGAATAAAGCTTTACAATATAAAActacagatataaatatatagaaaatgtcATATATTTGCATGTATACTAATTCCAGTGAAGTCAATAGGTAAGGACATTGCTCGCGACGCATTGTTTGTAATGACAAAGACTACAGATGCTAAATAAACATGGGTGGTCTTGTACAGAATTGCACAACACGGTGTTGCCCACTGTTGTTGCGTTCCTCAACTCCCACAGGTTCGAGGACACGTACATTTAGCCCCCTGGTTACGTGTGCTAGCTTTTTGTGGTCCCAGCTGAAGGTTTATTCTCCAGTGTGGGGCTAGTTATCCCCCCACCCCCACGAGTATGGCAGTAATGTCTACGGGCGTTAGCTCCTCCGCTGAGCTCGGCGTCCAGGGACCAACACTCATCGTCGAGCCGAGAAACCCGCTCCTCACGCGGCcgctgtcatttgtttttttcctccccgcCAGCTGGGGGAACGCAGGAGCTAGCTTGTTACCGTTAGGAGCAGCTAGCGTTAGCCGCCTGGACGCAGCGGAGCTCGGGAGAAAGTTGCGGGGCGAGAGTTTAAGTTTCtcggtgggggggtggggggggagagagaagaaaaacaacagacgGAAGAGCCGCAACTCACGCAACAGTTTGACGAGCTGAACAGCCGCGACGGGAGAGTAACgtgttttaattgtatttatttaccttATGCTGTAGTAACTCATGTTCGTCCGCGGTTGCTAAGGAAGATCCTCGTGCGGCGGTTCACGGTCTGCGGAGAACTGATGTTACTGCGGTCCTTAGTTACCGAACACACCAAGAAGCCGCGCTGCGATTGGTCAAGCCGCGATCTTAGGCGGACGCTGATTGGAGGATGTGCCCgagcggaggaggagagtgtATGATGAAAAGGAtcaaaagtataaatattatattcttttattatatatatatatatatttatatatctctATAGGCCACCAACAAAGATATCAGATTTCTGAAAGCATGACAGAAATGTTTTGCCTAAAGTATTTTATTCATCAGTGTATTTTGCTTTTccgttttatttttacatgcaTAACAGCTACCTGCCCCCCGCCCGCCCCCCCATTACCTACACTGCTCGTCTTCCTTTGCACACATATATTTATTACACATCTCTTTTGTTGTAATACATGATGTTTAGAGTTACATGGCATTGCATCAAAAACAACGATCAAATTGTCCGTCCGCAACATTTGCTTTTATCAAACCTATGATTTTCGTGTCATTGAGAAAGTTATGCTGATGTGATATCAGTTATAGATCATGTAGGCACAGCCCGGATCAATATATAGTTATTTCAATGCAGAAGTATTTACATAACAAGAAATAGGGTTTTTTTCTGCTAGAGGTTGCAATTTGAAAACAAGACTTGCCTTTGATTTGCAACATTATCTGGAAAAACCCAGTATGAGTGGAATCTTTGTAAAAATATTCTCAgaaatgggagaaaaaaagatttttccATGGATATTGCAGTAATTAGACTTATAATCAGATTTATTCAGTATTCGATTTGACTCTTATACAGACAGGATGGGTGAGGCAGTTATATCATTACCTCCTCGGCTTGGTCATTGAATTGAatcaaaataaacagtaaacagtCAGTAACCTGATGTGTGACAATCAGAAGCAGAAGCTCAATTCAGTTCAGTAAAATGCTTCATAGAGAATTCTGATCACAGAAATTGTCCAGTGAATAACAGCTGTTTCTTCTCTGTTGATATTATTGCCTGATTATCTTCTCACCAAACCTGAACATCAGCTGTGAATGAGCACATCTGAATCAGAGAGAAGACCTCGCGTTTTTAACATCAACATCAGATCCTTCCGCTTCCTCCATGTCACCTTCAACCCATAATCCCTCTCTGGTGTGTCCGCCACCAAAATGTCCGGTGGCTGATTACTTGGCGGTGAACATGATTGAGCCACTAGCATGTGTAAGGAGGGGGAAGAGGGACTGCTCCCCTCTTGTATTAGTGTCGGAGTGTCCACATCTGGTGGTGGACCGACACTGCTAAACTCATGGGAGTCAGGTGTTAAAGTATTTGCTGGAATTCTGCATTTCTCCCCTCGAATAGATGAGGCTTCAGCTTGGTCAACACATCTGCTGGAGGATGCAGCACTGTCAGAAAATCTCTCCACCTTCTTTTTCCTAATTGAGGCCAACTGTCTCTTTGGCGTCTGTACGTGCTGTGCATTTGAAACCGCCTTTTTGATTCGGCATG
Above is a genomic segment from Hippoglossus hippoglossus isolate fHipHip1 chromosome 23, fHipHip1.pri, whole genome shotgun sequence containing:
- the rhno1 gene encoding RAD9, HUS1, RAD1-interacting nuclear orphan protein 1 produces the protein MPRKASNTGKPPLLFLERPLKGARLQNVPDVRAALEPKEFFTETRAQSSSTLNSWVNPQFDPSLVAAPPARRGRRKCQSTTSILDRCSQLSRKSSVCKFPSLSFQTRSRDHQPKSTRAKKATESAAVPDEGNQPHRSCRIKKAVSNAQHVQTPKRQLASIRKKKVERFSDSAASSSRCVDQAEASSIRGEKCRIPANTLTPDSHEFSSVGPPPDVDTPTLIQEGSSPSSPSLHMLVAQSCSPPSNQPPDILVADTPERDYGLKVTWRKRKDLMLMLKTRGLLSDSDVLIHS